A genome region from Planctomycetota bacterium includes the following:
- a CDS encoding PAS domain-containing protein, producing the protein MRSSDSQITAVHASAILKHTPNGVVLVDKETRIRFVNPAFRAMFHCGDDEIVGKRASEFVHTDCFERLIAASGNLMVKETIPEHDMSFRVGLFPIEGENLYCGIFIDTSEEEKARHRLAELRAQTLKRAQEVIERQMQTAQEIARLLGEATAETKVLLVKVMSLFQEER; encoded by the coding sequence ATGAGGTCCTCGGACAGCCAAATCACGGCGGTGCACGCCAGCGCGATCCTCAAGCACACGCCCAACGGGGTTGTGCTGGTGGACAAGGAGACGCGGATTCGTTTTGTGAACCCCGCGTTTCGGGCCATGTTCCATTGCGGCGACGACGAGATCGTCGGCAAGCGCGCGTCGGAGTTCGTGCACACGGACTGTTTTGAACGGCTTATCGCTGCGAGCGGGAACCTGATGGTCAAAGAGACGATCCCCGAACACGACATGAGTTTTCGCGTGGGGTTGTTTCCGATCGAGGGGGAAAACCTGTACTGCGGGATCTTCATTGACACCTCGGAAGAAGAGAAAGCCAGGCATCGCCTGGCCGAGTTGAGGGCCCAGACGCTCAAGCGCGCCCAAGAGGTGATTGAGCGCCAGATGCAGACGGCTCAGGAGATCGCCAGGCTCCTGGGCGAGGCCACCGCTGAAACCAAGGTGCTGCTGGTGAAGGTTATGTCCCTTTTTCAGGAAGAGCGATAG
- a CDS encoding (2Fe-2S) ferredoxin domain-containing protein, translating to MVTVTVCVGSSCHLKGAREVIVRFNGLLEELGLADKVALKGSFCMERCGEGVNWQIDDEPLTSGSVDEAIATFRERVTAAVTKGPAAEPGETA from the coding sequence ATGGTCACGGTGACGGTGTGCGTGGGAAGTTCCTGCCACCTGAAGGGTGCGCGCGAGGTCATTGTGCGTTTCAACGGGCTGCTTGAAGAACTGGGCCTGGCGGACAAGGTGGCGCTGAAAGGCTCGTTTTGCATGGAACGGTGCGGCGAGGGGGTGAATTGGCAGATCGACGACGAGCCCCTGACGAGTGGAAGCGTGGATGAGGCGATTGCAACGTTCCGCGAACGGGTGACGGCGGCCGTGACAAAAGGGCCTGCGGCCGAGCCAGGAGAGACGGCATGA